Part of the Nicotiana tabacum cultivar K326 chromosome 20, ASM71507v2, whole genome shotgun sequence genome, ATGAACTTACAATTTTAAAAGTGCGATGACTTTAATGGTAAGCACGTAAAATAAAGTTAAGTATgttaaatttaaattttggatCCTAGCTATCTCTATTATCTTTATTATTATAGTTGTCTTTgataatataaattaaatttcttcatcagtaactaaaactttattactACTTATTATAGTTGTCTTTGGTCGGTCGACAATCCGTGTGTTGTGCGTTCACTGTGTTGTATCTCTGCTCCCTCcgttctctctttctttctttctgctGCAGCAACATTACTCACAGACTCTAATTATATACTTTGAATCAATCACAAAGTAACATGCTTCTACTTTCATAATTAATTTTAGTACTCAACTTATATACTATTACTTTCTACTTCACACCTGAGTGAGGTTAGTGTATTACGTTCTTGTATTACACTGCTAGTGGTTTAAGTTGTTTTTATACTATTCTTCCGTTTTTTTATAGTGCCTGGCCTTTTTTTTACTCGCTATTGGTTATTGTTTTGATTTTCATTTATTTACTGGTGCTTGTGAtgctattatttatttttatggtTTCTATTGATGATACTGATATGTTgcatctttttctctttttccctttttgcCTCTTTACGTCTTttggagccgagggtctatcggaaacaacctctctattccCTCGGGGTAGTGATAATGTCTGTGTATACATTACCcttccagaccccactagtgagatttcactgagttgttgttgttgttgtacttatatACTATTACTTTGTCCgtttaaaaaaaattgacatTATTTCTTTATTAGTTTTTTCAAAAGGATTGACACATTCCTATATCTCCTTAATGTAATACTTTTATAGTTACGCGAATGCTATAACTTGTTTTAGACCATTGctacaaaaaaattagaattcgcTACGAATTTTGTCGCTAGTCTCTCACTAAATTGCTCGTAGCTAACAAAATTTCTTGATAATTTGTCGCTAAATAAGATTATTTTTATGTTTGGCTATAGAATTTGTCCGTTTTGATGGTACataagtttcaatttttttttattgttttgcaAATGTTATGGCATATATAGCTAAGATCGCAAgtttcaaatttttttatttatttattaaaattcgtATCAAGTCAAGCAAAGACAAATAAATTGAAAGGAAGCACTACGTAGTAAATATGTATTGTTCATGTGTTTCtataggaaaaataaataaaacaaaacaaagaggagaaagagagagaaatcACCAGTTAGTGTGATAGCTACAGAAATAGATAGttgagagagaaaaaagaatgccgtaaagagaaaggaaagaagaCTGCCAGTACTTTGTATACCCTCTATATATTGTAGGAGTGGAGAGAAGAAAAAGTGGGGTAAATATATGAAAGAGAACAGACTATACatactgaaaaaaaaaaagaaaaaaaaaagagggtccatttttttaaagaaaaaaaaaacaaaaagataccAACAAAGAAAACCACAAAAGAGATTTGAAAAAAGCTAGTTGATGCTTAGGATAAAAAGGGTCATTTCCATTGCCATTCAACACTACACACAAACAAAAGCTTTTTTTCAGTGAAAGAAACTATACATACCAAGTTAGAAGAACAAGTTGAAAGGCACAAAAAAAAGACCCTTTTttctcaaaaaaacaaaaatcctcAGTTTGTTCATCTCTATACATCAAAGCAAAGCAAAGCAAAGGTCTGTCTTTTACTTACTTCCTCTTTTTGTGTTTTATTCCCTTGAAAATCCCTTTTGTAAAATCCCCCCTTTTGTCATAAAATCCAAGTTTGGTTAATATTCTTTTTCattcttgattattaataaacGAACCTTGTTTGTCACAAAATCTAAGTTTGTTATACCCTTTTCTTTGGTTAAACTATAACTTTTTCATTCTTTGTCTAAAGTTCTTGAAAAatcaaacttattttgtattgtttttggatagaaaaagatcaaatttttacctatctacacataaaatatatatacatactatatatatatatatatatatatatatatatatatatatatatatatatatatatatatatatatatatatatatatatgttatgtcTGATAGGAAAGATCAAGAAGATCAACAAGGAAATTGTTCTGAAGCTATACATAATCTTCAACAGTGTATTCAAGAACAACTACTACTTCGACATCAACAACAATCAAATCAAGAAAATATGCAGCCACAAAGTTTCAATATAAATCCGGTTCATTTCCCAAGCAACTCAGAAATGTCTCAAATTCTACCTTGGACTCTCCCACCGGTTCAACCCTTCAACCCGGTTCACCACCACCACCACGTCGACccttttcttctcccaccaacaCCATCACCTTACGGCGGTTTATTCAACAGAAGAGTACCACAATTTGCTTACGAAGGTACAACTTCATCAGACCATCACCTCCGGTTTATTTCGGATACTTTAGGTCATGTGGTTCATCATCAACCGGCCGGTTCAGCTCCTTTTGGTTTACAAGCTGAACTTCAAAAAATGACTGCTCAAGAAATTATGGATGCTAAAGCTCTTGCTGCTTCAAAAAGTCATAGTGAAGCTGAAAGGAGACGTAGAGAAAGAATCAATAATCATCTTGCTAAATTGCGAAGCCTTCTTCCCAATACTACAAAAGTaagctctatatatatatattgcatttCCAATCATTAATCATATCATTCTCATGTTTACAAACTTATTTTATGATTATTTAATGCAATATTTTATGTCCTATATATGTACAGAAataaggattcatatagccgattCTTACGTATTTGTGACTGATGTGTATTCCTACTTATTTGTGACTTGATGTGTAGTTATTGTAGTTATGCCCAAGAGCAAAGTTATTATTGTAGTTATTACTGTATATATGAGTAAAATATTAAGTTTTagagatatataatatatattaaaaaaataaaatacttttcaTTTAAACACCCTTGAAAAGATTCATAATTTCGCTACTAATTATGCCATATACACCGGCAatacaaaataattttataaCCTATAATAGGTCAGTCTTTGTTTCAATACTAAGAGTGCATGATAACAGGAAATATAACTAATAACTTGCTAGGACTAAATTGCATTGATAATATAAAGTGTGTTAGAATCCTTATTTCATCCTCAGCTAGAAAGTTGAAAGCATAGATATATAATAGAAAACCTAGCAGCACCAAACGAGTTAAGTGTGTCTTAGGTGCAAAAAAGGTGTAGCCCTTTTGAATTTTCTTAATAATACTTTCTCCTCGTTTATGTGATGGTGTTTAATTCGgcattaaatattttaaaaataaaataaaatttatgatctAAAATAATATAGTATTTGATTATAAAGGGAAGAAGGTCACATGAATTAGGACGAATGAAGAAGTTACTTTGATCTATTAGGTTCTTAATTATTTCAGTTAGGTTTGGACATAAAGAATAAATATTTTCGATGATTGTGGAAATATTCTGATTGTAGTGCTAGTTCCGAGGAAAGACGAAACGGGAAAAGGGAACAAGCGTTAATGTCGCTAATTTGACATGAAAAAGAGAAACCACGTAGCAGTTGAAAAGCTTCCATAGAAAATTCTTGTCTCTTATTTAATTTACATCCATTAGTATAAAGTagtaaaagaaaatttaaaaaaaataaatcaaaacaagAGTTATAGATAGAAGAAAAGAAATTAAAGATTAATAAGAGACAAACAAGCATTCTTGTCAGTCATTCACACCATGAAAAAACCACTCTATTCTCATGCCTAGCCCAAAAAAACCCCACTCTAAAACGTACTAAAACTTCTCATTTTAATGATCAATCTTGTCAAGTTTACAAATCCCATTTTCTCATTATTTTCTCCTTTTCagttgtaaatactgataatttAAATGTAACAATATTAGTATTGACGATTACATTTAATTACCATTAAACCAATATGTAAGTATTATTTAGGACTACGAGATTTGATAGTAGAAAAAACTCCACCCAAAAAACCATTAAAACTTCTCAGTTTAATGATCAATCATATCAAGTTTAGAATCCCCATATTGTCATTTCAACTGGTTTTTACTTAACTTATGTATGATCttcttaattttaaatattattgatCTCGTTTATTCACCTTATCCCTTTATCTGGATGATATTACTACTTATTGTGTCtgtctcttttaattttttttgagccgggtctatcggaaatagcctctatAGCTTCAAAGGTCCGTGTAAGGTCTGCATACAATCTTTTCTCCTTAACCCCActttgtgagattatactggataTGTTGTTGGTGTAGTTAATCTCGTTTATGAACGGTTACGTGTATCGATTATTTTATGATAGTGCATttttgcatagaagaattttttccctttttttttttttttacaaaagatCTTCAAAAATTGCAATATATTTAtgatattcatttttttttggttttattaTGGTGTAGACGGACAAAGCTTCATTGCTAGCTGAAGTGATACAACATGTGAAAGAGCTCAAAAGACAAACATCTTTAATAGCAGAAACAAATCCAGTTCCAACAGAGATAGATGAATTAACAGTGGATAATGCATCTGATGAATTCGAAGATGGTAAGTTTGTGATAAAAGCTTCACTTTGTTGTGAAGACAGGTCCGATCTTTTACCTGATTTAATCAAGACATTAAAAGCACTAAGGTTAAAAACATTAAAAGCTGAAATTACAACACTTGGTGGACGTGTGAGAAATGTTTTGTTCATAACTGGAGATCATAATTATAATCAAGAAGATGATTTGAGTACAAGTGATGATCTTGATCAGCAGCAACAACCACAATATTCTATAAGTTCAATACAAGAAGCACTTAAAGCAGTTATGGAGAAATCAAGTGGTGATGATTCTGCTTCTGGAAGTGTTAAGAGACAAAGAACTAATAACATCAATATCCTCAGTTAGTTAACACTAGCCttttaatatttttctattttcttctttctttttgggtggtgctttttttatttatttatggggtgtggtctttttttttttttttgaccttTTAGAACAATATAATATAGAGGGTTTGTGGTGCTTGGCGTTCCGGTCTAGTGGTAAGATCGCAGCTTCTGATGTATTGGTGAGGCACACGTCAAAGATTTTTGAACTTTCTCGTCGACAAAAACCTGATATATTTCACTTGATTTTGAACCGTTTGCTACTAGCCCTCGAAaatttttcagttataaaaatATGTAGAGGGTTTGTGGTGTTTTTTTTTGGAgggtgggggggtggggggggggggcaaaaGTGTCACTATCAGATGCCTCATGTCATGTTCATCAACAGTTCAACTCAAGCAAGAAAACCTTGAGAAAGAGAAGGATGGGAAGAAGAGAACAAAATAGAATATATAGAGGGAAAGGATCTTTTTCGTGAAGAGAGAAACGTTATAAGAAAACCTAACATAGAAATGGTGAAGTTTTGATTACGTTGGGTGAACCATTCTAGGGTGCAAAACCATGCAGTTTTGTCTTTTGTTCCCTACTGAAATTTCCTTGTCTCCTTCTCTATTCTCTCTCTCCCCATTCGTCAGAATTAATGCAAGGTGACGATAAGGGTTTTGAATCATTTTATGGAACAGAAAATTCTTCCAATGCTGTTTTGAGAAGAATTTAGAATCACGAGAGAGGATGTGGAATGGGGTGTTTTTTTGGGGAAAGGGAAGAATTGTACATATTTATTTACTAGTGTTGTGTTGTTTCTATAGATGCCTACTTTTTCTTCAAAAGGCATGCAATATATAtcttccctttccttttttttaaatcatGGGTGTtgttattttcgtttttttattttaattttggggTGTCATGTAACAAGGTGATGGGAAAATTATCAAATGATATTATATCTTTATCCTTTTTCATTAAGGCATCCATACTGTGgtagtctatcggaaacaatctctctgCCCTATTGGAATAGGGGTGAGACTTTACTaggaagttgttgttgttgcatccATACCGCTTGTACTGATATATCTGGATTATTGGACTCTCTTCTATTTATATTTTCATTTAAGTTTCGTAgccatccatatttgtaaatgATATATTAGAATTATTCTATTTAAAGGAGAGTCTTAGAGCAACGATAAAATTATATATGACTTATATATAGAGGCGAATTCAGGATTTAAATCCTATGGTTTCAGTTTTAATGTTTTTAATAttgaacctattatatttttaaagttttgggttcatatatattattttttaattttaatgaacttttacatataaatttttactatgcgtcaaaagttatgggttcagttgaacccgtagttAATACACTACATCCGCCTCTGCTTATATAGGTCACTGGTACAAGCCGTGAAAGTAATCATTATTATTTGCATTAGAATAAGTTATCTACATTATACTTCTTGGGTGAGGCTCTTTCACGGATCTTGCATTAACGCGGGATTACCCCCATTACTTGCTACAGCCTACAAGTCAATCTCAACTACAACTCTCCAGCCAGGATCTTCTTTATATCTATCACATAGTGTTTGCCCTCATCTTGAAACACTCAGAGATCTATATTACTATAATATGTGCATATTTTATCCGTGTGTATAGGGGGTAGTAGAAATTGGTTTTTCCAGTGTGCCTATACTCTTACGTGTGACTCTAATTTGATAAAGATGAAGCTTTcgaaaatataatatttacatGTTTTAGTCGTCTTCTTGAGCTGGGGGTCTCCTGGAAATAGCTTCTCTACCCCTCAAGGTagaggtaagatctgcgtacatactaccctctccagaccccacaaGTGAGATTACACTGGGCCGTTGTTGTTGAATATTTACATGTTTTGGCCTTAGTTTGTAAATACAGATCATGCATGCATTGGTTGGATATGTATAAGATCAGATTACCACATACTTGTAAATAAGTTGGAATATTGATTCATAAGCAATCCGCAACGTCAAGGTAGTGacaatttaatgaaaatttaacAAAATCACTTTGTTTAACTGCtatgaaaatattatttgttttaaGGAAacttttttgtattaaaaaaggGTTGCCCGGTGCACTAATCTTCGGGGTCGGGAAGGGCCAGACCACATGGATCTATAATACGTAGTCTTATACCCTGCATTTTTGTAAGAGGTTATTTTTACGGCTCAAACCCGTGGCTGGGATagtaactttaccagttacgccgaGGCTCCCTTCCAAACTTTTATGTATTACAAACCAAAAGGTTTTATTAGCTTCTTGATGGTGACTACCAGATGGTATTTTGAAAACCTTTCTGAGTTTCAGTTACGTATTAGGAGTACAAATTTTCTTTAGCAAATGTCAAGCTTTTGATATCTTAAAGAGTCATAGTCAGTTGACAGAGCTCATAGACATGGGGAACAACTGAGATCTCAGAAAATATTTGAATGTCCTCTGGGCCACTTATAAATTGATTGGGAAGTTTTGAATCTGCACGTCCAACGAGCTTTTCTTGTTCTATTTCTCAATCATTGGCTTTCCTAATAAGATAATTAGGAGTTAAATTTTAAAGCATTGATTTTCCTACTAATTCATGCATGTAACGAGTAAATCATTTTCAATTATGTAAGGCTTTAATTTAGTAGAAATTTTTTGCTTACTTTTTTAATGGAATTGGTTACTGTATATAGTGGTGGAGGCAGGATTTCTGAGAAggatattaaaaaaaaagaaagaaaaaacttaaaaaagaTTATAGCTTATGAGATTTGAACCAGCCAATAACCTTACAAAGGTTTTGAACCCTCTTAAGCACTAAGCTATGCTTTTGGTGTTGAgtgccaaagtcccacatcggtgaaGTACCAAATTTGGTTGGTACttcaccctataaaagaaggcctaatgtttaggatttaaacacacctctcatttgcattcttatcttcttaaggcatttgtatcttctctctttagtattatttcacttgtattttggagtggaataaaatattggttgtgtccgagaaagtaggcaaaattggccgaaccttgTAAATTCTGAtgttccttttattgttattttattgtcttatttattatttggtggatgccataatttttggtatagtagttgtgactcatttacactatatacatttggcttccgcaacaattggtatcaaagccaaGATACTATCTAAGTATGCTccgtggttgcagcatagtctgatcttccacaccagaaaggattTATCTTGggaactgagtcaaggttctgtctgagtatgctttGTGGTTGCATCTTaatctgatcttccacaccagaaaggaaataatcttgatttgtgtcgtcagctattaaataatatttatgtcAAAGATGAGAAACAATCAAAATAGTAACTCCTCGTCGTTCGGTCAAGGTAGAACTcatctctttttggcgaaggcctttggccttaaagggagttatttcgaaaatatcgaaatagtaatccatcgtcgttcgatcgaggtcgaactcttctctttttggcgaaggcccttggccttaaagggtattatttcgaacttatcgaaatagtaacccttcgtcgttcgatcgaggtcgaacttttttcttttttggcgaaggcccttggccttaaaaggtgttaattcaaacttattgaaatagtaacccgtcatcgttcgaccgaggtcgaactcttatcttTTTGCTGAAGGCttttggccttgaagggtgttatttcgaaattattgaaatagtaacccgtcgtcattcgatcgaggtcgaactcttctctttttggcgaaggcctttggacttaaagggtgttatttcgaacttatcaaaatagtaacccgtcgtcattcgatcgaggtcgaactcttctctttttggcgaagtcccttggccttaaagggtgttatttcgaacttgttgaaacactgacccatcgtcgtttgatcgaggtcgaactcttctttttggcgaaggcctttggccttaaagggtgttatttctaacttttcgaaatattaacccgttgtcgtttgatcaaggtcgaactcttctctttttggcgaaggcccttggacttaaagggtattacttcgaacttatcgaaagggtaactcgtcgtcgttcgatcgaggtcgaactcttctcggtcgaactcttctctttttagcgaaggcccttggccttaaagtgtgttatttcgaacttattgaaatagttatccgttatcgttcgatcgaggtcgaactcttctctttttagcgaaggcctttggccttaaattgtgttatttcgaacttatcgaaatagtaacccgtcgtcgttcgatcgaggttgaactcttctctttttggcgaaggcccttggccttaaagggtgttatttcgaacttatcgaaatagaaacccgacatcattcgatcgagttcgaacttttttttttttggcgaaggcccttggccttaaaaggtgttatttcgaacttatcaagaTCGTgccccatcgtcgttcgatcgaggtcgaactcttctctttttggcgaaggcctttggccttaaagggtgttatttcaaacttatcgaaatagtaacccgttgtcgttcaatcgaggttgaactcttctctttttggcgaaggcccttgtccataaagggtgttatttcgaacttatcaaaatagtaactcgtcatcgttcaatcaaggtcgaactcttctcttttttggcgaaggcccttgggcttaaaaggtgttatttcgaacttatcgagaTAACGCCCTGTCGTCGtccgatcgaggtcgaactcttctctttttggagaaggcccttggccttaaagggtgttatttcaaacttatcgaaatagtaacccgtcgttagTCCCAGTTTTTGGAGAGCCAGATATCTTCTAAGGGATTCCCAGTTCGTTTGGCATTGCTCACAACGGAGGATGCAGCGTCAGAGAGTGCGAAACGTGGTTGTTTCGCTTAGGTTCATTCTGAGCACATATTGTAGTTTCCTTGTCTGACTCTCGCCTTCCGGTCTGGAGGTATCACCGGTGGACGGTGTCACAGTTGTTTTGCAGTAGTTTTCTTTTATCCTTTTCACTGAGGTGTTTCTCTATTCGTTCACATGTGCGGCCTTTGTGTCCCTACTTGAGTAGAGAGCATGTGAGTTAGAGTGATACTTTCCTTGCCCCCGTCCAGTGATCCGATGGAGGAGAACAGGTTGGCAACGTTGTTCGTCTTGTTTGGCATATCGATGGCTGATGGGGCAAAGATATCTAAGTTTGGTAATTTTGCTCGGCTCTTCTCCCCCCTACCGCACTGCACCTTTGTCTTGCGTAGGTTGGGTTTTTCCTTCGCGTTCCTTTTGGTGGATGATCGTGCTTCCTGTCTTTGATCTGGGAGAGACTAGGAAActtcactaagaaatccccacagacggcgccaaattgtttgactcaaaagatatcgaaacctttttgaacaaatcaatcaaaaataaaggggtaaatcttagtcagacataattaattccagatcAAAGAGCTGGCAGTGCGGATCGCATATAAGATAAAAGAAATATAAATGATCTTATTGAAATTCAATATTGTATCTCCCATCGATTGATAAGGAGATGACTTTACATTTTCTTCTAGAGATCACTTTGTTTTTTATCAGGAATACAAGAAGAGGGCTTTTTTAGCCCTAGAGGGAGAGAGAAGGGAGTCCCCTTTATTGAAGGTTTTCCCTTGCTATATATAGTCAAGGCACCATTGCCATTTGCTTGGTCCGACGTCCGCCTGCCTCCAATGTGCCTTGGTTACCCCTTTAGGCGTTGTTCCTCCAGACTCGACGGATGTCGGGAAAAGGGGGTAGATTGGACTATGTTATCTATCACTGCCCGGTCCATTAGGTGGGACGTTGATCAGTTCGATAGTGATGGTTAGATTTCGACCAATAcacaacatatattaattaaagCTTGGTACGAGTTGGGAGAATATGGCTATGACCTAAATTTAGCTCATTTCAGCAGAAGTAACTTTCAAATGATTTTATTTATCAACCCATTTTGACTTGCCCAAAATTAGCCCTATTCAGGATTAAGAACGCTACCAGCAAACAATATTACACCTGTCTCATCTTCTCTAATCAGAAAAAGAAATGGATGATCAACAATGAAGTCTACTTTCTTCTCTATCGACATTGACTTTGGTTTAAACAAACCTGCTTTTACAACAACAGTTTTGAATCTGCATGTCCAACGAGGTTTTCTTATTCTATTTCTCAATCATTGGCTTTCCTAATAAGATAATTGGTAGCAA contains:
- the LOC142174780 gene encoding transcription factor bHLH30-like; this encodes MQPQSFNINPVHFPSNSEMSQILPWTLPPVQPFNPVHHHHHVDPFLLPPTPSPYGGLFNRRVPQFAYEGTTSSDHHLRFISDTLGHVVHHQPAGSAPFGLQAELQKMTAQEIMDAKALAASKSHSEAERRRRERINNHLAKLRSLLPNTTKTDKASLLAEVIQHVKELKRQTSLIAETNPVPTEIDELTVDNASDEFEDGKFVIKASLCCEDRSDLLPDLIKTLKALRLKTLKAEITTLGGRVRNVLFITGDHNYNQEDDLSTSDDLDQQQQPQYSISSIQEALKAVMEKSSGDDSASGSVKRQRTNNINILS